A window of the Juglans microcarpa x Juglans regia isolate MS1-56 chromosome 5D, Jm3101_v1.0, whole genome shotgun sequence genome harbors these coding sequences:
- the LOC121264861 gene encoding BTB/POZ domain-containing protein At1g30440-like, translating to MACMKLGSKTDAFQRQGQAWFCTTGLPSDFVVEVGEMSFHLHKFPLLSRSGAVERLYAEASDEGEEGCVINLPDIPGGAKTFELVAKFCYGVKLELTSSNVVYLRCAAEQLQMTEEYGEGNLIAQCETFLNQVVLRSWKDSLKALQSCDDVLLYAEELNITKRCIESLASKACTDPNLFGWPVMEHSGPMQSPGGSVLWNGISTGARPKNSSSDWWYDDVCTLSLPLYKRLISVMETRGIKQDIIAGSLTCYAKKYLPGLNRRQGASESSNRLAPAAMGAPPSEEDQKLFLEEIDRLLPMQKGLVPTKFLFGLLRTAMILRVSPSSISSLEKRIGMQLDQATLEDLLMPNFSYSMETLYNVDCVQRILEHFLAMDQVSGGASPCAVDDGQLIGSPSLTPVTMVAKLIDGYLAEVAPDVNLKLPKFQALAAAVPDYARPLDDGLYRAIDIYLKSHPWLAESEREQLCRLMDCQKLSLEACTHAAQNERLPLRIVVQVLFFEQLQLRTSIAGCFLVSDNLDGSRQLRSGLAGSNEGGWATAVRENQVLKVGMDNMRMRVSELEKECSNMRQEIEKLGGRTKGSSTWGNVSKKFGFKLKSQMCSAQAESVSNQNNGNVKVEKLKDRHGKHKKNSSHND from the exons atggCTTGCATGAAACTGGGATCCAAAACTGACGCATTCCAACGGCAAGGGCAGGCCTG GTTCTGCACAACTGGGCTTCCTAGTGATTTTGTTGTTGAAGTTGGGGAGATGTCCTTTCATCTTCACAAG TTCCCTTTGCTCTCTAGAAGCGGGGCTGTGGAAAGATTGTATGCAGAAGCATCTGACGAAGGAGAAGAAGGATGTGTCATAAACCTTCCTGACATTCCTGGTGGGGCCAAAACATTTGAACTTGTGGCCAAGTTCTGCTATGGGGTGAAACTTGAACTTACATCCTCAAATGTTGTGTACCTTCGCTGTGCTGCTGAGCAGCTTCAAATGACAGAGGAATATGGTGAAGGCAATTTGATTGCCCAGTGTGAGACCTTCCTTAATCAAGTAGTTCTTCGAAGTTGGAAAGACTCACTAAAGGCACTGCAAAGCTGCGATGATGTTCTACTCTATGCTGAAGAACTTAACATTACAAAAAGGTGCATTGAGTCGCTGGCTAGTAAGGCATGTACTGACCCAAATCTATTTGGGTGGCCTGTAATGGAGCATAGTGGCCCCATGCAGAGCCCTGGGGGAAGTGTGTTGTGGAATGGGATAAGTACGGGAGCTAGACCAAAGAATTCAAGTTCAGATTGGTGGTATGATGATGTATGTACTTTAAGTTTGCCCCTCTATAAGAGGTTGATTTCAGTCATGGAAACTCGTGGAATCAAACAGGATATTATTGCTGGGTCCCTCACTTGCTATGCAAAAAAGTACCTTCCAGGCTTGAATCGGCGTCAGGGAGCCAGTGAGTCCAGTAACCGTCTGGCACCAGCAGCAATGGGGGCTCCGCCATCAGAAGAAGACCAGAAGCTTTTCCTAGAAGAAATTGATAGGCTACTTCCAATGCAGAAGGGACTAGTGCCAACCAAGTTCCTATTTGGTCTACTTCGAACAGCCATGATTCTACGAGTGAGCCCCTCTAGCATATCAAGTTTGGAAAAAAGGATTGGGATGCAGCTTGATCAAGCGACTCTGGAAGATCTGTTGATGCCCAATTTCTCTTATTCCATGGAGACACTATACAATGTTGACTGTGTGCAACGGATTCTTGAGCATTTTCTTGCCATGGATCAGGTTTCAGGTGGGGCCTCCCCATGTGCAGTTGATGATGGCCAATTGATTGGGTCACCTTCGTTGACACCAGTCACAATGGTAGCGAAGCTAATTGATGGATACCTTGCAGAGGTTGCCCCTGATGTTAATTTGAAGCTCCCCAAATTTCAGGCTCTAGCTGCTGCAGTTCCTGACTATGCCAGGCCCTTGGATGATGGCCTTTATCGTGCGATAGACATTTATCTGAAG TCACACCCATGGTTGGCAGAGTCTGAAAGAGAACAACTCTGCAGGCTGATGGACTGCCAGAAGCTCTCGTTAGAAGCCTGCACCCATGCTGCACAAAATGAGAGGCTTCCTCTTAGAATAGTAGTTCAAGTTCTCTTCTTTGAGCAGCTTCAGCTTAGGACCTCCATTGCTGGCTGCTTTCTGgtttcagataatcttgatggaTCAAGACAGTTGAGAAGTGGGCTTGCTGGATCTAATGAGGGAGGGTGGGCCACAGCTGTGAGGGAGAATCAGGTTTTGAAGGTGGGGATGGATAACATGAGGATGCGAGTATCCGAGCTCGAGAAGGAATGTTCAAACATGAGGCAGGAGATTGAGAAGTTGGGTGGTCGCACAAAGGGTTCTAGCACGTGGGGAAATGTGTCGAAGAAATTCGGGTTTAAGCTAAAGTCCCAAATGTGCAGTGCTCAAGCTGAATCAGTTAGCAACCAGAACAATGGTAATGTGAAGGTTGAGAAGTTGAAGGACAGGCATGGAAAGCATAAgaaaaactcatctcataaTGACTAA